In one window of Zhihengliuella sp. ISTPL4 DNA:
- a CDS encoding Lrp/AsnC family transcriptional regulator, translating into MAALDETDRAILAELRRDARASMTAIAEAVHISRAGAHARIKRLTDAGVITGYTVRTDPVLLGHHASAYVALAIEQATWQEVSARLRAIPEIEHMALVGGDFDVLLLVRANDARDLRRIVLEDIQAIPSIRSTRTILIFEDFDRA; encoded by the coding sequence ATGGCGGCGCTGGACGAGACGGATCGCGCGATCCTCGCGGAGCTGCGGCGGGATGCGCGGGCGTCCATGACCGCGATCGCCGAGGCGGTGCACATCTCCCGGGCGGGGGCGCATGCCCGCATCAAGCGGCTCACCGACGCCGGGGTGATCACGGGGTACACCGTGCGCACCGACCCCGTGCTGCTCGGGCACCACGCGAGCGCCTATGTCGCGCTCGCGATCGAGCAGGCCACCTGGCAGGAGGTGAGCGCGCGGCTCCGGGCGATCCCGGAGATCGAGCACATGGCGCTCGTCGGCGGCGACTTCGACGTGCTGCTGCTCGTGCGCGCGAACGATGCCCGCGACCTGCGCCGCATCGTGCTGGAGGACATCCAGGCGATCCCGTCGATCCGCTCGACGCGGACGATCCTGATCTTCGAGGACTTCGACCGGGCGTGA
- a CDS encoding ABC transporter substrate-binding protein, translated as MNRIRSTRRAAGVITAVGVLALAACSATPADPSGAADGELTTLKVATIGLVSDGALLVGQEQGFFEDEGLRVETSVVANPPAGLAAAQGGQVDIAYAPSIPLLNALASGVPLRVVAPADGYVDGAAAAEDPAAVDDTGLYASAASGITEIADLEGATIAIPARKAQLEVVVSDALDGEGVDPSSVEWVVLDFTSAVAALQSGAVDAAGLVSPFTSEAAAAGATFVSAPSVAFFEEGSVGLWTAGEGTVSAKSDAIAAFQRAVARSNAYANEHPEEAIQAGIDATGSALDVEDIKLPFWPAQVVPEELDRVNEKLVALGFLPSPVDLQDVLVPAE; from the coding sequence ATGAACCGCATTCGCTCGACCCGACGAGCCGCTGGTGTGATCACTGCCGTCGGCGTGCTTGCGCTCGCCGCCTGCAGCGCGACCCCGGCCGATCCCTCCGGCGCCGCCGACGGCGAACTGACCACTCTGAAGGTCGCGACGATCGGGCTCGTCTCGGACGGGGCTTTACTCGTGGGTCAGGAGCAGGGATTCTTCGAGGACGAGGGCCTCCGGGTCGAGACCTCGGTGGTGGCCAACCCCCCGGCGGGGCTCGCCGCCGCGCAGGGCGGTCAGGTCGACATCGCCTATGCGCCGAGCATTCCCCTTCTGAACGCGCTCGCCTCCGGAGTCCCGTTGCGGGTCGTCGCCCCGGCGGATGGGTACGTCGACGGTGCCGCCGCCGCTGAGGATCCGGCCGCCGTGGACGACACCGGCCTCTACGCCTCCGCCGCGAGCGGCATCACCGAGATCGCCGATCTGGAGGGCGCGACCATCGCGATCCCTGCGAGGAAGGCTCAGCTCGAAGTGGTCGTCTCCGACGCGCTCGACGGTGAAGGCGTGGACCCCTCGTCCGTCGAGTGGGTGGTTCTGGACTTCACCTCGGCAGTCGCCGCCTTGCAGAGCGGGGCCGTGGACGCAGCCGGCCTCGTGAGCCCCTTCACCAGTGAGGCCGCCGCTGCGGGAGCGACGTTCGTCTCCGCCCCCTCGGTGGCCTTCTTCGAGGAGGGCAGCGTGGGCCTCTGGACGGCGGGAGAGGGGACGGTGTCGGCGAAGAGCGACGCGATCGCGGCGTTCCAGCGCGCCGTAGCGCGCAGCAACGCCTATGCGAACGAGCACCCCGAGGAGGCGATCCAGGCGGGCATCGATGCGACCGGCTCCGCGCTCGACGTCGAAGACATCAAGCTCCCGTTCTGGCCCGCTCAGGTGGTCCCTGAAGAGCTGGACCGGGTGAACGAGAAGCTCGTCGCCCTAGGGTTCCTGCCCTCGCCGGTCGACCTGCAGGACGTCCTCGTTCCCGCGGAGTGA
- a CDS encoding GMC family oxidoreductase, which yields MAGANSGVRSAIVVGAGTFGAIVARRLTDAGVAVTLVEAGGYDTNPAIHDPSRAGELWHSAEDWDFFTVPQPHAAGRRLHLPRGKVTGGSHALNAMIWVRGAASDYDAWEAAGATGWGWAEVEPIYDAIENDLLPVTDDYALSPIQASIIDAAVEEGLPRNPNYNGGTLDGVSQEQVTIKDGRRVNTWTVYAQPVADRMTILTGRAVHSVIVRDGRAVGIRLGEGDETEEVFADEVILSAGALGTPVILLRSGIGPAADLTALGIPVVHDAPGVGKNLHDHLLSPVIFATEKKPVGPPQPGVSVTQSHLFWRSRDGLAQPDTQPIHFSVPMWGDLEPRGTDGFTLMAGLVTPYSRGELRLTGPGLDDLPHIDLAALEDQRDVDALAASVRQCRRIGAQPALAEEWGALEVYPGPEVTDDDVEEWVRRTAITYHHQVGTCRMGSDPESVVDPQLRVRGIEALRVIDASVMPTVPTGNTNAPAAMIGERGARSILGG from the coding sequence GTGGCGGGCGCGAACAGCGGGGTCCGCTCCGCCATCGTCGTCGGAGCCGGCACCTTCGGGGCCATCGTCGCCCGGCGACTCACCGATGCCGGTGTCGCGGTGACGCTTGTCGAGGCCGGCGGCTACGACACGAATCCCGCCATCCACGACCCGTCTCGGGCGGGGGAGCTCTGGCATTCCGCCGAGGACTGGGACTTCTTCACCGTGCCGCAGCCGCACGCCGCCGGTCGTCGTCTCCATCTTCCGCGCGGGAAGGTCACTGGCGGGTCGCACGCACTGAACGCGATGATCTGGGTGCGCGGCGCCGCCTCCGACTACGACGCGTGGGAGGCGGCAGGCGCGACGGGGTGGGGCTGGGCCGAGGTCGAGCCGATCTACGACGCGATCGAGAACGATCTGCTGCCCGTCACCGACGACTACGCGCTCTCGCCCATCCAGGCCTCGATCATCGACGCCGCGGTGGAGGAGGGGCTGCCGCGCAACCCGAATTACAACGGGGGCACGCTCGATGGGGTCTCTCAGGAGCAGGTCACGATCAAGGACGGCCGGCGCGTCAACACCTGGACCGTGTACGCGCAGCCGGTCGCCGATCGGATGACCATCCTCACCGGTCGCGCCGTCCACTCCGTGATCGTGCGCGACGGGCGCGCGGTCGGCATCCGGCTGGGCGAAGGCGACGAGACCGAAGAGGTGTTCGCGGACGAGGTCATCCTGTCGGCGGGCGCCCTCGGCACGCCCGTCATCCTGCTGCGCTCGGGCATCGGTCCCGCGGCCGACCTGACCGCGCTCGGCATCCCCGTCGTGCACGACGCTCCCGGTGTGGGCAAGAACCTGCACGACCACCTCCTGTCGCCTGTCATCTTCGCGACGGAGAAGAAGCCGGTGGGGCCGCCGCAGCCCGGGGTCTCCGTGACGCAGAGTCACCTGTTCTGGCGCAGCCGCGACGGCCTGGCGCAACCGGACACGCAGCCCATCCACTTCTCCGTGCCGATGTGGGGCGACCTGGAACCACGCGGCACGGACGGGTTCACGCTCATGGCGGGACTCGTGACGCCGTACAGCCGCGGCGAGCTGCGCCTCACCGGGCCCGGACTCGACGACCTACCGCACATCGACCTGGCCGCGCTGGAGGATCAGCGCGACGTCGATGCCCTGGCCGCCTCCGTGCGCCAGTGCCGCCGCATCGGCGCACAGCCTGCGCTCGCCGAAGAGTGGGGTGCGCTCGAGGTCTACCCCGGGCCGGAAGTGACGGACGACGACGTGGAGGAGTGGGTACGGCGTACCGCCATCACCTACCACCACCAGGTCGGCACCTGTCGCATGGGCTCCGACCCGGAATCCGTTGTCGACCCGCAGCTCCGAGTACGCGGGATCGAAGCGCTCCGGGTGATCGACGCCTCGGTCATGCCGACCGTCCCCACCGGCAACACCAACGCGCCGGCCGCGATGATCGGCGAACGCGGAGCCCGGTCCATCCTGGGCGGGTGA
- a CDS encoding aldehyde dehydrogenase family protein, with translation MSDSAVPVAVDSGSTDSAASAAAALLDRIQPPHGEGREIPDAATREVIGRAPVATVSDLDAAIARAKAAQPAWEALGHEKRSELLLAAADAIDANAEGLAYLLSREQGKPLNGPNARFELGACSAWLRTNATTVLEPQVLVDDETLHAELVYKAAGVVGAIGPWNWPLMITIWQIGPSLRMGNTVVAKPSEYTPLSVLAMLAVMNDVLPADVLIGISGDREVGARLASHPDIAKIMFTGSTATGRRIIESSAGNLARLTLELGGNDAGIVLPGTDPSAIAEDLFWGAFINTGQTCAAMKRLYVHDSVYDEVVDALAAIAAQVPMGNGLDEGNVLGPLQNRPQFDIVSRLVDDARSRGARIVTGGEPASDLGELFYRPTIVADIDNDAALVQEEQFGPALPVIRYSDVDEAFALANALDVGLGASVWASDPEEARAVAARMQSGTVWINSHGGLHPMVPFGGVKSSGYGLEFGVEGLKSVAVTQVVSGPGRKA, from the coding sequence ATGTCCGATTCCGCCGTTCCCGTAGCCGTCGACTCCGGATCCACCGATTCGGCGGCATCCGCCGCCGCGGCGCTGCTCGACCGCATCCAGCCCCCGCACGGCGAGGGTCGCGAGATTCCCGATGCTGCGACGCGGGAGGTCATCGGTCGGGCTCCCGTCGCCACGGTCTCCGACCTCGATGCAGCCATCGCCCGTGCGAAGGCCGCGCAGCCTGCGTGGGAGGCGCTCGGACACGAGAAGCGCAGCGAACTCCTGCTCGCCGCGGCAGACGCCATCGATGCGAACGCCGAGGGGCTGGCCTACCTCCTGTCGCGGGAGCAGGGGAAGCCGCTCAACGGGCCCAACGCGCGGTTCGAGCTCGGCGCCTGCTCGGCCTGGCTGCGTACCAACGCCACCACCGTCCTCGAGCCGCAGGTGCTCGTCGACGACGAGACGCTGCACGCGGAGCTCGTCTACAAGGCGGCCGGCGTGGTCGGTGCCATCGGGCCGTGGAACTGGCCGCTCATGATCACGATCTGGCAGATCGGGCCGTCGCTGCGCATGGGCAACACGGTCGTCGCGAAGCCCAGCGAGTACACACCGCTGAGCGTGCTGGCGATGCTCGCCGTGATGAACGATGTGCTGCCGGCCGACGTCCTCATCGGCATCTCCGGTGACCGTGAGGTGGGCGCCCGCCTCGCCTCGCACCCCGACATCGCCAAGATCATGTTTACCGGCTCCACCGCGACCGGGCGCCGCATCATCGAGAGCTCCGCGGGCAACCTGGCGCGCCTCACGCTGGAGCTGGGCGGCAACGATGCGGGCATCGTGCTCCCCGGCACCGATCCCTCCGCGATCGCGGAAGACCTCTTCTGGGGTGCGTTCATCAACACCGGACAGACCTGCGCCGCCATGAAGCGCCTCTACGTGCACGACTCCGTGTACGACGAGGTCGTGGACGCGCTCGCCGCGATCGCCGCGCAGGTGCCGATGGGCAACGGGCTCGACGAGGGCAACGTGCTCGGACCGCTGCAGAACCGCCCGCAGTTCGACATCGTCAGCCGTCTCGTCGACGATGCGCGGAGCCGCGGCGCCCGGATCGTCACGGGTGGCGAGCCGGCCTCCGACCTCGGCGAGTTGTTCTACCGGCCCACCATCGTGGCCGATATCGACAACGATGCGGCACTCGTGCAGGAGGAGCAGTTCGGTCCCGCGCTTCCCGTTATCCGCTACAGCGACGTGGACGAGGCGTTCGCGCTCGCGAACGCCCTCGACGTGGGCCTCGGCGCCTCCGTGTGGGCCAGCGACCCCGAGGAGGCCCGCGCCGTCGCCGCGCGCATGCAGTCCGGCACGGTGTGGATCAACTCGCACGGCGGCCTGCACCCGATGGTGCCGTTCGGTGGCGTGAAGAGCTCGGGCTACGGGTTGGAGTTCGGCGTCGAGGGCCTCAAGTCCGTCGCCGTCACCCAGGTCGTCTCCGGACCCGGCCGGAAGGCGTGA
- a CDS encoding ABC transporter ATP-binding protein, translating into MTVIQEAPIRLHVEGLAKSYRTKDGLVPVIADLTFDVRAGEVCCIVGPSGIGKTTLLKCLSGLQGITSGTAAIDGVPIDGPPPEMALVFQEYTRSLMPWLTVEKNVRLPLKHLRLPGAEREARVSAALAAVGLAGAETKFPWQLSGGMQQRVAIARAIAYRPEVLIMDEPFASVDAQTRFELEDLCLRIREQFGMTIVIVTHDIDEAVYLSDRVVVLGERPAKVTRIIDVAFDAPRDQLTTRALPAFAELRTQIFELIRKAG; encoded by the coding sequence ATGACCGTCATCCAGGAAGCTCCCATCCGGCTGCACGTCGAGGGGCTCGCCAAGTCGTACCGCACCAAGGACGGACTCGTCCCTGTGATCGCCGACCTCACCTTCGACGTCCGGGCCGGGGAGGTGTGCTGCATCGTCGGTCCTTCGGGCATCGGCAAGACCACTCTGTTGAAGTGCCTCTCCGGGCTGCAGGGCATCACGTCGGGCACCGCCGCCATCGACGGTGTGCCCATCGACGGGCCGCCGCCGGAGATGGCGCTGGTCTTCCAGGAGTACACGCGCTCGCTCATGCCGTGGCTGACCGTGGAGAAGAACGTCCGCCTCCCTTTGAAGCACCTTCGTCTTCCCGGCGCGGAACGAGAGGCGCGTGTGTCCGCCGCACTGGCAGCCGTCGGGCTGGCCGGCGCCGAGACGAAGTTCCCGTGGCAGCTCTCGGGAGGGATGCAGCAGCGCGTTGCGATCGCACGGGCCATCGCATACCGGCCGGAGGTGCTCATCATGGACGAGCCGTTCGCCTCCGTCGACGCACAGACGCGCTTCGAACTGGAGGATCTCTGCCTGCGCATCCGCGAGCAGTTCGGCATGACGATCGTCATCGTGACGCACGACATCGACGAGGCGGTGTACCTCTCCGACCGCGTGGTCGTGCTGGGGGAGCGTCCGGCGAAGGTCACCCGGATCATCGACGTCGCCTTCGACGCGCCGCGCGACCAGCTCACCACGCGAGCGCTCCCGGCCTTCGCTGAGCTGCGAACGCAGATCTTCGAACTGATCAGGAAGGCCGGTTGA
- a CDS encoding HNH endonuclease signature motif containing protein, giving the protein MESTPAAVLDDTVVALDAVLQSGAVGALDVGEMMDLLRVAGEIQRRVEAVIVDAVASVDPRPAGSGEPAFCGRFGCRSMNELLQRVLRTDGASAGRLVKGARLVRREVDLSSGEWLPARWPALREALLDGAIGVTGLLAATAPIEQAGPRVRLADRWEADAYLAEVARGEESDDDENSDDAENEPGPAPTPEDLRVRAQLIVQYLDPDGAEPAEDIALRARGVVLGRAKDGVIPVRGALLPEVAGQLQRIWDAYLNPKVDGPPLPGVHFVPSEVCDDAAGEQQAPVSPDDDVLPSGDVGGMVDGRTRAQKQHDALAAALGIAARHDDMPRLGGAAPTLVVTVAAEDYVAGRGWARVEGVETPVSTRVAAHTACGGTVQRVVFGAGGRIVGLRSSDRIFTSAQRRAIGVRDGECLIPGCHVPAAWCEIHHVTEHAHGGPTHTDNGVALCWHHHRTLDTSGWQIRMRGGVPQVRGPAWWDPRRRWRTPRPALPGSAERKGARFAHAGPARERILRAGTSPARSATSMPATADRE; this is encoded by the coding sequence ATGGAAAGCACCCCGGCAGCGGTTCTCGACGACACGGTCGTCGCTCTCGACGCCGTGTTGCAGTCTGGCGCCGTGGGCGCTCTCGATGTCGGGGAGATGATGGACCTGCTGCGGGTCGCGGGCGAGATCCAGCGACGCGTGGAGGCCGTGATCGTGGACGCGGTGGCGAGCGTCGATCCGCGTCCGGCGGGGTCGGGAGAGCCGGCGTTCTGCGGGCGGTTCGGCTGCCGCTCGATGAACGAGCTGCTGCAGCGTGTGCTCCGCACGGACGGAGCGTCCGCCGGGCGCCTGGTGAAGGGCGCGCGGTTGGTGCGGCGCGAGGTCGATCTCTCCTCCGGGGAGTGGCTGCCGGCGCGGTGGCCGGCACTGCGCGAGGCCCTCCTCGACGGGGCGATCGGCGTGACCGGGTTGCTGGCGGCGACAGCGCCGATCGAGCAGGCCGGCCCTCGCGTGCGCCTCGCCGACCGCTGGGAGGCCGACGCGTATCTCGCGGAGGTCGCGCGGGGCGAGGAGAGCGACGACGACGAGAACAGTGATGACGCCGAGAACGAGCCCGGTCCGGCGCCGACGCCCGAGGATCTGCGGGTGCGGGCGCAGCTGATCGTGCAGTACCTCGACCCCGACGGCGCGGAGCCCGCGGAAGACATCGCGCTGCGGGCTCGGGGTGTGGTGCTGGGGCGCGCCAAGGACGGCGTGATCCCGGTCCGGGGCGCGCTGCTGCCCGAGGTCGCGGGGCAGCTGCAGCGGATCTGGGACGCGTATCTGAACCCGAAGGTCGACGGGCCGCCGCTGCCGGGCGTCCACTTCGTACCGTCGGAAGTGTGTGACGACGCTGCGGGGGAGCAGCAGGCACCGGTCTCCCCGGATGACGATGTGCTCCCCTCCGGCGACGTCGGTGGGATGGTCGACGGGCGCACGCGCGCGCAGAAGCAGCACGACGCGCTCGCGGCGGCTCTGGGGATCGCGGCCCGGCACGACGATATGCCGCGGCTGGGCGGTGCCGCGCCGACACTCGTGGTCACGGTCGCCGCCGAGGACTACGTCGCGGGGCGCGGTTGGGCGCGGGTCGAGGGGGTCGAGACACCGGTGTCGACCCGGGTGGCCGCACACACGGCGTGCGGAGGGACGGTCCAGCGGGTCGTGTTCGGGGCCGGTGGGAGGATCGTCGGGCTCAGGTCGAGCGACCGGATCTTCACTTCCGCGCAGCGTCGGGCGATCGGCGTGCGGGACGGTGAGTGCCTGATCCCCGGGTGTCACGTCCCCGCCGCCTGGTGCGAGATCCACCACGTTACGGAGCACGCGCACGGGGGTCCGACCCACACCGACAACGGGGTCGCGCTGTGCTGGCACCACCATCGCACATTGGACACCTCGGGGTGGCAGATCCGCATGCGAGGGGGAGTGCCACAGGTGCGAGGGCCGGCGTGGTGGGATCCGAGGCGACGATGGCGCACGCCGCGCCCGGCGCTTCCCGGCTCCGCGGAGCGGAAGGGGGCCCGATTCGCTCACGCGGGACCGGCGCGGGAGCGCATCCTTCGCGCGGGGACATCTCCGGCGCGCTCCGCGACAAGTATGCCGGCAACGGCCGACCGAGAATGA
- a CDS encoding ABC transporter permease: MTRISFLPPAIGAAGVVAALALWEWAATLGPLADSPLPAATAALGEAVRLLGVPTTWVALGDTLTMAVLGLLLAILFGVVLGVAIGTSPLAMHATRVPLEFLKPIPPIVILPVVVLVLGPTLSMGVFLVFFGCFIAIAVQASAGVFDTDPVARATGRSYGMGRGEILARIVLPSALPYIGTAVRVAAPTSLVVAVVAGLLGGGPGLGQSLLLSQISGNQEQLFAYVLILGVLGLLVQGLSQGAERRMLHWHPQYRKQVA, encoded by the coding sequence ATGACCCGCATCTCCTTCCTTCCGCCCGCCATCGGAGCAGCCGGCGTCGTCGCGGCGCTGGCGCTCTGGGAGTGGGCAGCCACGCTCGGCCCCCTCGCGGACTCCCCGCTTCCGGCGGCGACCGCCGCGCTCGGCGAGGCGGTCCGCCTCCTGGGCGTGCCCACCACCTGGGTCGCGCTCGGCGACACCCTGACCATGGCCGTCCTCGGACTCCTCCTCGCGATCTTGTTCGGCGTGGTGCTCGGAGTCGCGATCGGTACCTCGCCCCTCGCCATGCACGCGACGCGCGTGCCGCTGGAGTTCCTGAAGCCGATCCCGCCCATCGTGATCCTTCCGGTCGTGGTCCTCGTCCTCGGGCCGACGTTGAGCATGGGCGTGTTCCTGGTGTTCTTCGGCTGCTTCATCGCCATCGCCGTGCAGGCGTCGGCCGGGGTCTTCGACACCGACCCCGTGGCCCGTGCGACCGGACGTTCCTACGGCATGGGTCGCGGCGAGATCCTCGCGCGGATCGTGCTGCCCAGCGCCCTGCCCTACATCGGCACGGCGGTACGGGTTGCCGCTCCCACCTCCCTCGTCGTCGCGGTCGTCGCCGGCCTGCTCGGCGGGGGCCCCGGTCTCGGGCAGAGCCTTCTGCTGTCGCAGATCTCCGGGAATCAGGAGCAGCTCTTCGCCTATGTCCTGATCCTCGGCGTCCTCGGGCTGCTCGTGCAGGGCCTCAGCCAAGGGGCCGAGCGGCGAATGCTGCACTGGCACCCGCAGTACCGGAAGCAGGTTGCGTGA
- a CDS encoding ABC transporter permease, giving the protein MSLTTSIQTPSRLARRRGQGGLPRGVLVAAEIIVPILLLCGWWIASAASTNPFFPPLQVILQRLWRLAQTPTFLLDVASSVGNLVLSFVLASAIGVLLGLLLGLVRPLSWLVEPTVHFFRAIPPVALVPIFVSLIGFGTETRILSITLAAVFPILISTIDGVRAGEPTLDMVSRVYRFSGPERLFSVMLPAASPRILSGMQVSLITAFVVMIASEMLGSSTGLGAATLLAQQSFAIPDMWAGILVLGIIGYAATALFTLFRRRTLRWYIASQQQEKNA; this is encoded by the coding sequence ATGAGTCTGACCACCTCGATCCAGACGCCGTCGCGCCTTGCGCGTCGGAGGGGCCAGGGCGGCCTTCCCCGCGGTGTCCTCGTGGCCGCCGAGATCATCGTGCCCATCCTGCTGCTGTGTGGGTGGTGGATCGCCTCGGCCGCGTCGACCAACCCGTTCTTCCCCCCGCTGCAGGTCATCCTCCAGCGACTGTGGCGGCTCGCGCAGACCCCGACGTTCCTCCTCGACGTGGCTTCCTCCGTGGGCAATCTGGTGCTGTCGTTCGTCCTCGCGAGCGCGATCGGCGTGTTGCTCGGGCTTCTCCTCGGTCTCGTCCGCCCGCTGAGCTGGCTCGTGGAGCCGACGGTGCACTTCTTCCGGGCCATCCCTCCCGTGGCGCTCGTCCCGATCTTCGTCAGCCTGATCGGTTTCGGCACCGAGACGCGGATCCTGTCCATCACGCTGGCCGCGGTCTTCCCGATCCTCATCTCCACGATCGACGGGGTGCGGGCAGGCGAGCCGACGCTCGACATGGTGAGCCGCGTCTATCGGTTCTCCGGCCCCGAACGCCTGTTCTCGGTCATGCTCCCTGCGGCGAGCCCGCGCATCCTCTCGGGGATGCAGGTGAGTCTCATCACGGCGTTCGTCGTGATGATCGCGAGTGAGATGCTCGGGTCCTCCACCGGGCTCGGCGCGGCGACCCTGCTCGCCCAGCAGTCGTTCGCCATCCCCGACATGTGGGCGGGCATCCTCGTGCTCGGCATCATCGGCTACGCCGCGACCGCCCTGTTCACCCTCTTCCGGCGCCGGACGCTGCGCTGGTACATCGCCTCCCAGCAACAGGAGAAGAACGCATGA
- a CDS encoding TetR/AcrR family transcriptional regulator, with the protein MPKIVDHEERRVHIADAAIKVIIRVGFDSLTMREIATEAGYAHGAIARYFPDKRSVLTAAFLRLYTQANDRIERQIQGVRGLAALERICREILPYSPSGPLWAKVVIAFWDHASQDEEVTRIHRVNNLHWRELFRRSLVEAQEDGELAAGVDIDTAVNEIASRNAGWQMISVLMPDSAGDGRLDDALAALLATLRRSHVPPSR; encoded by the coding sequence ATGCCGAAGATCGTCGACCATGAGGAACGCCGGGTCCATATCGCCGACGCCGCGATCAAGGTCATCATCCGCGTCGGGTTCGACAGCCTCACGATGCGCGAGATCGCGACGGAGGCCGGCTACGCCCACGGCGCGATCGCGCGCTACTTCCCCGACAAGCGCAGCGTGCTCACCGCGGCGTTCCTCCGCCTCTACACCCAGGCCAACGATCGCATCGAGCGCCAGATCCAGGGGGTCCGCGGTCTCGCGGCATTGGAGCGGATCTGCCGGGAGATCCTCCCCTACAGCCCCTCCGGACCACTGTGGGCGAAGGTCGTGATCGCGTTCTGGGACCACGCCTCCCAGGACGAGGAGGTCACCCGTATCCACCGCGTCAACAACCTGCACTGGCGGGAGCTGTTCCGCCGGAGCTTGGTCGAGGCGCAGGAAGACGGCGAGCTCGCCGCCGGCGTGGACATCGACACCGCGGTCAACGAGATCGCGTCGCGCAACGCCGGCTGGCAGATGATCTCCGTGCTGATGCCCGATTCCGCGGGGGACGGTCGCCTGGACGACGCTCTCGCCGCCCTGCTGGCCACACTGCGTCGATCGCACGTCCCACCCTCCCGCTGA